From the Streptomyces sp. SN-593 genome, the window AGTTGGCGGTGTAGTTGGTCCCGTTCTCGCTCGCCTGCTGGCCGGCGGTGTAGACCGTGCCGGAACTCCACGCCGTGGCGCACGTGGAGGCCGCCTGCGCGGCGGGCGCCGAGGCCACCGCGAAGGCGACGCCGCCGACGGTCAGCCCGAGTGCCGAGCCGGTGATGAGTGCCCTGCGCAGAATCTGTCTTCCGACTCGCATGGAATCCTCCAGGAGGGGAGAGGCGCTCTCGCGTCGCGGCAACCCCGCTCGTCCGTGGGAACGGCAGGGCGACGCGTCGCACGGTGGGGGGAACGGAGTCGTCCCGACCAGTCGAGCGGATTGGTCAAGACCAATATGTAGGGGCGGCGAGTAGGGCCGGTCAACCCTTCAACAAAGTTGCATAATTACTTTGGCCGAATCGGGTGGGCGGCTCTCGGGGGGCGTAAATTCCGCACAGTTCACCATCTTTCATGATGGGCCACCGACCCCGGCAAAGAGTTTCCCGCCCCCCGGTGCGCCCCGAGCAAACCCGCCCCATCCCCCGAGCCCAGCTTGTGCCCCTCGCTCCTATGCTGCGGGGATGGATCGGGTGGAGCGTGCGGTCGGGGCGGTGGTCGGGTCGGCGGTGGGGGACGCGCTGGGAGCGCCGTTCGAGTTCGGAGCGGCGGGGGTGTTCTCCGCGCGGTTTCCCGAGCCGGGCTGCGGTGGGGAGATGTGCGGGGGCGGCGGTTGGGAGCCCGGCGAGGCGACGGACGACACGCAGATGGCGGTGTGCGTGGGTGAGTCGCTGGTGGAGCGGGGCGGGTTGGATCTGCCGGACGTGTTCGCTCGGTTCCGGAGGTGGGCTGCGGCCGACCCGAAGGACATCGGGCTGCAGACCGAGGACGTCCTGACCAACGGCCTGCCCTGGGACCGCGCGGCCGACGAGCACTTCCGGACCCATCACCGTGCCGCCGGTAACGGTGCGTTGATGCGGGCGGCCACGTCCGGGGTCTACTTCGCGGGACGCGGCCGTACCGCCACCGTGGAGGCCGGGCGGCGTCTGGCCGCGCTCACCCACGGGGACCCCGCCGCGTGGGAGGGCACCGCGATCTTCCACGACCTGCTGCGCATCGCGCTGGAGGGCGCCGATCCGGTGGAGGCCGTCCCCGACGCGCTGGCCGTGGTTGATCCCGGCCACCGCGAGCGGTACGCGACCGTACTGGCCCCGGGCTGGCGGCCTGAGCAGGCGACGGAGTTCAACGGAGCCGTCTGGCCCTGCCTCGGTTCAGCCGTCTGGGCGGTGCGGACCACCGGCTCCTACGAGGAAGCGGTACGCGCCGCGATCGATCTGGGCGGCGACACCGACACCGTAGGCGCCGTCACCGGCGCCCTGGCCGGCGCGGTCCACGGAGCGGGGTCCCTCCCCGGCCGATGGACCACGTCCCTGCACGTCCCGTTGCCCGGCTCCGGCGGACGGGTACTCCGCGTCTCCGACCTCTCGGCCTTGGCCGTCCGCCTGGCCGAGAGCGCGCGAAGGTGACCACGGTGGGCAGCGGCCCGGCTGACCTGCTCACCTGCTCACGTCGGTGGTCGGCCCGTGGCCGCGGACGCGGCGAAGGCGGCGATCTCCGTCCGTAGCGGTTCGGCCGCCGTCCTCGGATCGGAGCGGGTGTCCAGACCGAGCACCAGAATGCGGCCCACCAGCCCGCGTGGTCCCTGGAATTCCAACCGGTGGCTGGACGGTCCTTGAGGGTCGGGGTGGACCACCAGGGCAAGTGGATTCGCTGGGTCGGTATAGCCGGCGATGTAGGTCAGGAGTTGATGCCGGTCCTCGCGGGAGACATTCCTTTTCGCGTAGTTCTTGTATTTCGCGTCCACGGCAAGGTAGGTCGCGGACGATGCCCCGGGCGGAGCGAAGGACAACAGGACGTCGGGTCGGAAGTACGGCGTGCCGCTCCCATGCCTCCCGTGTGTCCGGATGCGGTCGGTCTCGTCTTCGGCCAGCCGGCCACCGACCGCAGCCGCGGCCTCTGCCGCCATCCGCTGGACCACGCTCTCCCAGAGCCCGTCCAGCTTGAGGAGCAGCCCCTGTGCTCCGAAGCCGTAGGGATCCAGCAGATCGTTGGGACCGCCTCCGCCGAGCACCATGCGTGCCCATGCGTGGGCAGGCCGGTAGTGGGCGTTGGGCGCGGAGTACTGGGCGCGGGCGAGCAGCGACAGTGCGTCGGCGAGCCGAGGGGAGTTCGGGAAGTCCATTGCTGTGGAGGCAAGTTGGTGCTTCAGAAGCGGCGAGCTCACGCGTCCGGCTGCGGTGGCGAGGGCTGCGCCGCACACCAGGTTCTCCCAGCCTCCGTCCTCGTACTCGAAGGTCCTGACGTGCAGTCGGTCGACCGCGCCGAAGCACCTGGTGGCCTGTGCCTCCACGTTCAGCCGACCCCGCAGCGCGGTGTCCACACGCTGTCGGCGTACGTAGTCCCGGCGCAGGCCGCGACGCAACAGCAGGCGGCACTCGTACAGCAGGGCGGCGGGTACCAGCGCCGCGTAACCGTCCTTGCCGAGAGACCAGTTGCGCAGTTCCTCGTCGACGGTGCCGTTCTGTCCGTTGGCGTACGAGAGCCAGTCGATCAGCCGGTTCCCCGCGATCGGGAACTTGGGGCGGAGCACCAGCCGAATGCGGCTGAGCTCCATGACCCCGGTGACCGTCCGTGCGGTGAGGACGTAGTGGCCCTGCTTCTCCACCACACCGACGGACTTGAGGGAACGGAGTCTGTGGAGATCTTCGGAGCTCAGATCGGACGTCGGAACTCTGCACGATGCGTACTCGTCGAGCGTCACGTCCCTCCTGGCAGGGGTCCGTGGCACCTGGCTACTCCCCGTCCCACTCGGGCTCGGCCGGTACGTCGTCCTCGTCGGTGACCCCGGCGGTGACGAAGACCTTCGCAAGGATCCCCGGGAGGTCCTGCGGATTGGTCTGCACGACCCGGCCCGTCTTGTCGTCCACCAACTCTCCCAGTACGGCCCGCAGCAGTTCGGGGCGACCGAGGCAGTAGTCCGCCACGAGCGGCACGATCTCGTGGTGGAAGGCGTGGGAGAGTTGCTCGACCGTGGCGAGCGGACGGTCGTCGGCGAGGAGGTACGCCTGGCCCAGCAGATGATCCGGGCCGAAATGAGTGTCGAGCCGCTCGTTCAGACCCTCCAGCAAGGCGGCCAGCCCCAGCCCTTCCACCTCGCCGTCCAGAGCGTCCAGGTCCGGCGGCACGTCGAGGAACGCGAATCTGCGCCGGATCGCCGAGTCGATGTGACTCACGCTGCGGTCCGCGGAGTTCATGGTGCCGATGATGCGGACGTTCGGCGGTACGGTCTGCTGACGCCCGCTGGTCGGCAGGGTGATGGAGACGGATTCCCGCTTGTCGAGTTCCAGCAGGGTGATCAACTCGCCGAGAATACGCGGCAGATCGCCTCGGTTGATCTCGTCCACGACCAGCAGGAACACCTGCTCCGGGAGCTTCCTGGCAGCCGCGCAGACCCGCAGGAACACCCCGTTCTTCATCTTCAGATGGAGGCCGGCCCCTTTCGCCGCCGTGTCCGGCCTGAACCCCTCGATGAAGTCCTCGTACCCGTAGGACGGGTGGAAGGTGACCATCGTGAGCCGCGCGGCCCGCTCCTCCTCAGGGACGCCCGCGTTCTCGGGCACCGCGGACAGTTGCGCCAGAACAGCGGCCCGTTCTGTCGAGCTGGCCTCGATCACGTCCGCGCGTCCCGCCAGGGCCAGGGCGACGTTGAGCGCCAGCCGGGTCTTTCCGGTGCCGGGCGGTCCCTGGAGTACGACCTGCCCCTTGTGTTCCAGCAGATCCCGTACGTTCCGCACGTCATCGGGAAGCTCGTCATCAGGCGGCACGGTCCCCTCCGCCGCGCTCCCCTCAAGGACACCGGGCTCCTCGACCCCCTCGGCCGCACCTGCCGGACCGGGGGCTTCAGCGGCGACTCGTCGACCCCGCCCCTGCCGGATCTCCCGCATCAGGGAAGCAGGCACCCTGGCGAGCGTCTGCTGCCAGGCGTGCCGGGGCGTATCGAAGCTCTGGGAGTAGGAGGTGTCCCAGTCGACGCCCACGGTGTGGCGGTGAGCCTGCTCGCCGGATTCGTAGGCGTAACCGCCCACGACGGTGCCTACGGCCAGTACCTCTGACTTCCCTCGGTTGGCGACGATGAGATCGCCACGTTCCAGGTCGCGGAAGGCGAGCATCTGCCGTGCGAGACGCAGGTTTCCACCAGTGCTGCGCGGCCACTGCTGGTCCAACGCGGCCTTGAGTTCCAGGTCGCTCTCGTACTGCCCCAGACTGCCGACCTCGTCCCACCCGATCCGGATGCGGCGGTGCTGGAGACAGTCCTCCCAGAGGCTCGCTCGTTCCCCGGGGGCGATCTTCCAGACCACTCGGTCCTGCGGACGCGGATCGTGGAAGGCGTACAGGAAGTCAATCACCTCATGGGGGCTCCATCCGGTGAACTCCTCCTGTTCCCGCAGGAGATGGAGGAGCTCACGGTTCGCCCGCCACGTACGCACACCGGAGGAGTACCCACGTGGCCTGCCGCCGAGCAACGCGGCGAAGTGACGGACGTGCGCGGCGGAGAAGACGGGCAGGAACTCACCTGGGAAGTAGACCGCCAGTGCCTTGGTGGTCAGTGCCTGGCCGTACGACAGCGACTCCAGGTCGTCCAGTAGCTCGTACGCCCCCCGGCTCGACGCATCGAAGGCCGTCACGAACTCGGAACGCACCGCGGCCCAGGCGGCCTCCACCTCCAGACCGCGCAGTGCACTGGGCACGACTCGCCACTGACCCGACCGGTGCTGGTAGACGATGTGCTTGGCCGCACTGCCGCCGCGGATGCTGCCGAAGTTGTCGGTGCCGTACTCCATCAGCCGGCAGAAGGAGAGTCCGCTCCGGCGCCCGTCGGGCCCCAAGGCGTACCGCTCCAGTTCCAGGTCCCGCCAGCCCGACAGGGGGAACAGGGTCAGCACCCGCTGACGCTCCTCCTCCGCCAGGGCGGCGACCCGTTGCGCTCGTTGCCGGTCGAACTGCGCAATCTGCGCGGCGAGTTCTTCCCGGAACTTCCCAGCATCACCCATAGGCTCATTCTTCGGCATCCGGCCGGACCGGGGCACTGGCATCGGTGTAACGAAGCGGCCTGTCTCCGCCGGCGACCCGCAGGTGAGCCGCGTACCGAGGACGCGTGGCCGATGCCGCCCGCCGGGTGCGGGCCCCGCCCCACAGGGGTGCGGCTGCGGCGGGGGCGGTCCGGCCGGATGGCCACGACGGTCAGGGAGCCGCCCAAGCCCTCGAAATCGGCGACGGCAGCGCCCGGTTTCTCCATGCGGCCGGCCCGGGTGGCGGGATGCTCGGCCATGGCGGCCATGGCGGCCATGACCAACGCTTGACGCGGTGCGCGGTGTGGAGCCGCGTTCGCCGGTTAGGCGGCCGGGGTGATGAGATTCGGTGCCGTGGCCCTGACCCTCCTGCTGGCTGCCGCGACGGTCCTCGCGGCCCTCACCGCCTCGGCCTGGTGGTGGCCGGCCGCGGTGCTCCTCGCCCTCCTCGGCCTGCTGGGCGCGTACGACCTGCTGCAACGGCGCCACTCGGTGCTGCGCAACTACCCCGTGATCGGCCACGCCCGCTTCCTGCGGGAGGGCATCCGCCCGGAGCTCCAGCAGTACTTCGTCGAGCGCAACTTCGACGGTCGCCCGTTCGACCGCGACACCCGCAGCATCGTCTACGAGCGCGCCAAGGGCACCGACGCCGAGGAACCGTACGGCACCGAGCGCGACGTCTACCGCGCGGGCCACGAGTTCCTCGTGCCGTCGATGGCCCCCCGGCCGGTGCCCGACGAGGCGCCCCGCGTGCGGATCGGCGGCCCGGACTGCGCCAAGCCGTACGACATGGCGCTGCTCAACGTGTCCGCCATGAGCTTCGGCTCGCTGTCCACGCAGGCGATCCTGGCCCTGAACAAGGGCGCCGCCGGCGGCGGCTTCGCGCACGACACCGGTGAGGGCGGGCTGTCGGAATACCACCTGCGGCACGGCGGCGACATCGTCTGGGAGATCGGCACCGGCTACTTCGGCTGCCGCACCGCCGACGGCGACTTCGACCCCGGGGAGTTCGCGGACAAGGCCGCGCACGACAGCGTCAAGTGCGTCTCGTTGAAGCTGTCCCAGGGTGCCAAGCCCGGGATCGGCGGGGTACTGCCCGGCGCGAAGGTGAACGCGGAGATCGCCCGGGTACGGGATGTCCCGCAGGGGAGGACCGTCGTCTCGCCGCCGTACCACCGGGTGTTCAGCACGCCCCGCGAACTGGTGCGGTTCGTCGCCCGGATGCGGGAGCTGTCGGGCGGAAAGCCGGCGGGCTTCAAGCTGTGCGTCGGCTCGCGGAGCCAGTTCCTGGCGGTCTGCAAGGCGATGGTCGAGGAGGACACCGCCCCGGACTTCATCATCGTCGACGGCTCCGAGGGCGGCACCGGCGCGGCGCCGCTGGAGTTCGCCGACCACGTCGGCACGCCGCTCACCGAGGGCCTGATCACCGTGCACAACGCCCTGGTCGGCGCGGGGCTGCGCGACCGGGTGCGGATCGGCGCGAGCGGCAAGATCGCCACCGGAAGCGACCTCGTCAAGCGCATGGTCCAGGGCGCGGACTACGGGAACGCCGCGCGCGCCATGATGTTCGCGGTCGGCTGCATCCAGGCCCAGCGCTGCCACACCAACACCTGCCCGACGGGCGTCACCACCCAGGACCCCCGGCGTGCCCGCGCCCTGGACGTCGGTGACAAGTCCGCCCGCGTGCAGCGGCTCCAGGAGTCGACGGTCGCCAGCGCGCTCCAGATCATGGCGTCCATGGGCGTCACCGACCCGGCGCAACTGCGCCCGCACATGCTGCGTCGGCGGATCGACCCGTACACGGTCCGTTCCTACGACGAACTCCACGAGTGGCTGTCGCCGGGTCAACTGCTGCTCGACCCGCCCGCCTCGTGGGCCGCCGACTGGTCCGCCGCCGACCCCGACCGCTTCACGGTCTGAGACCCGTACGTCCTCGGACCCGTACGTCCTGGGACCCGTACGTCCTGAGATTCCCACGTCTGTGCCCGAACTGGAGGAACCGTGGCCCGTACCGTTGCCCGCGTCATCGTGGACGCCCTGACCGAACTCGGCGTGGGCCAGGTCTTCGGGGTGGTCGGCGACGCCCTGAACCCGTTGACCGACGCCATCCGCACCTCCGACGGCGTCGAGTGGGTGGGCTGCCGGCACGAGGAGGCGGCGGCGTTCGCCGCGAGCGCGCAGTCCCAGCTCACCGGGAGCCTCGGGGTCTGCATGGGGACGGTCGGCCCCGGCTCGGTGCACCTGCTCAACGGCCTCTACGACGCCGCCAAGAGCCGCACGCCCGTGTTGGCCATAGCCGGCCAGGTGCCGCTGCCCGAACTGGGCAGCGACTACTTCCAGGAGGTCGACAACGACGCCCTGTTCAGCGACGTCGCGGTCTTCCGCGCCACGGTGACCTCCCCGGAGCAGATGCCGCTGCTGCTGGAGACCGCGGTCCGCACCGCACTCGGGCGCAGGGGGGTCGCCGTGCTCTCCGTCCCCGGGGACATCGGGGAGAGGCAGCTCGACGCGGACCGGCCGGCCAGGTTCTCGCTCACCGCGCCCACGACCCGGCCGGACGGCGACGCGGTCCGTGCCGCGGCGGCCCTGCTCGACCGGTCCGAGCGCGTCACCCTGCTCGTCGGCCGCGGCGCCCGCGCCGCCCGTGACCAGGTACTTTCCCTCGCCGAGCGGCTGGCGGCGCCCATGGTCCTGACGCTGAAGGCCAAGGAGGGCTTCGAGGGCGACAACCCCTTCCAGGTCGGCCAGACCGGCCTGATCGGCAACCCCGCCGCCGCCTCCAGCCTCCAGGAGGCCGACACCCTGCTGCTGCTCGGCACCGACTTCCCCTACCGCGACTGGTACCCCGAGGGCGCGACCGTGGTCCAGGTCGACACGGAGCCGACCCACATCGGCCGCCGGGTCCCCGTCGAGATCGGTCTGGTCGGGGATGTCGGGGTGACCGTCCGGGACCTGCTGGCCGAGCTGTCCGCGACGCCGCGCGACGGCGGGAAGGGCCGTGACCGAGCGCACCTGGAGAAGGCGGTCGAGCACTTCGCGTCCTGGCGCGAGGGGCAGACCAGGCTGACCGCCCCCGAGCACGACAAGGGCCTGATCGGCCGGGTCCGTTCGGCGCTGGACAACCGCGAGCACGGCATCCGCCCCGAGGCACTGGCCGCCGCGGTCGACCGGCACGCCGCCGAGGACGCGGTCTTCACCTCCGACACGGGCATGGCGACCGTCTGGCTGTCCCGCTTCGTCGAGATGCGCGGCGACCGCCGGCTGCTCGGCTCGTACAACCTCGGCTCCATGGCCAACGCCATGCCGCACGCGCTGGGCGCGCAGATGCTGGACCGGGACCGCCAGGTGGTGGCGTTCTGCGGCGACGGCGGCCTGAGCATGCTGCTCGGCGACCTGATGACCCTCAAGACGTACGACCTGCCGGTCACGCTGGTCGTCTTCGACAACCGCCGGCTGGGCATGGTCAAACTGGAGCAGGAGCAGTCGGGCCTCCCGGAGTTCGGCACGGTGCTGGACAACCCCGACTTCGCCGCCGTCGCGACGGCCCTCGGCCTCACCGGCATCCGCGTCACCGACCCCGCCGCACTCGACGACGCCGTCCGCACCGCGCTGGCGACCCCGGGCCCTGTCCTCCTCGACGTCCTCACCAACCCCGACGAGATCGCGGTCCCCGCCAAGCCCACGGTCCAACAGGGCTGGGGGTTCGCCGTGGCCAAGATGAAGGAGATCGTCCGGAGCCACGGTGACGACTCGGCGGCGGGTTGAGCGAACCGACTTTCGCCCGCGGCTCGTTGCTTGCCGCTTGCCGCTTGCCGCCTGCTGCCCGCCGGCTTCCGTGCGCCGCCCGCCGCCTGGGGTGCAGGCGGGGGTGGAGACGCGATGTCCACCCGGGTTCCACCCGTGGGTTGAGGGAACGAGGGCCGCCGGAGCGGATGCTCGATGCCATGACCACCACCGACTGGATCATCGACATCGTCCTCGTGCTCATCGTCTTCCGCCAGATGCGCGAGGAGCGGCTGACCGCGCGGACCGTGCTGCTGCCGCTGGCCATCATCGGCTGGGCGGCGGTCAACTACCTGCACCCCGTCCCCACCGCCGGCAACGACCTGCTGCTGGCGGGCCTGTTCGCCGCCGCGGGCGTCGTCTTCGGCCTCTTCGGCGGCCTGCTCACCCGCGTCCGGCTCGCCGACGGCCAGGTACGGGTCCGCGCCTCCGTCGGCGCGGCCGCCCTGTGGGTGGCCAGCATGGGCTTCCGCCTCGGCTTCGCCGTGTGGTCCTCGCACGCCTCCGGCGCCGCCCACGTCGCCCACTTCTCCTCCGCCCACGACATCACCAGCGCCCAGGCATGGGTCGTGGCCCTCATCCTGATGGCCTTCGGCGAGGTCGTGGTCCGGCTGGGCACCATCGTCCTCCGCGGACAGCGCCTGCTCGCCCGCGCCCGCCGGGAGGAAACCGCCCCGGCACCGCAGGCCCAGCCCGGAGCGTACGTCTGACCGACGCGGCGGACGCCTGCCCCCAAGGCGCCGTACGACGACCTGCGGCAGGTCCCGACCTGCCGCACCCGCCGTTCACCCGCCGTGCAGCGAAAGCCCCACCTCGCCGCCTACCGGTCGTGGAGGACGGCGGGCCGGGTGACGGGCACGACGGCGAGAAGGCCGTCGAGCCCCGTGTAGTCGTCGGGGGTGGTGGTGAAGAGGGGGAGTTCCTCGGTGATGGCGATGGCGGCGATCATGAGGTCGGCGACCCGGCGACCCGGCGACCCGGCGACCTGGTGACCCGGCGGCGCGGTTTGCGTCCGGCGCCGATCACGGCGGCGCAGACCCTTCCGTAGATGCGGGCGGCCTCGGTGTCGAAGGGGATGGGGTCGAACTCGTTTTCGGCCCTTTGGAGGATGTCGAGGCGCCGACCGCGTTCGGCCAGGGTGATGGCGGTGATCGCGACCTCGGCGGGGAGCTCCGCGGGGTCGATCCACTTGCACAGGACGACGATGCCGGTGGCGAGCAGGCCCTGGGCGTACTCAGCGGGCACAGGGGTCGTCCGTCCCCTGCTCGGCGGTGGCGTCCTGGTCGGCCCGGAAGGCTTCGAGGGAGACACCCGACGCTGTGCGGGACATCGCGGCGAACTCCTTGGACCGGCTGCGCAGGTCACGCTGCGTGATCTCGGGTTGTGCCGGCACGAGCCGCACCGTAGCACCCGGTAGCACCACGTGCCGCGCATGGGGGCCGTCGGGCTTCTCCGTCGGGTGAGTGGAGGCCGATGGAGAGGGGTAATGATAGTTTCTGGGTATCATTGCCTCATGTTGTATGCGACACCACGCCTGACCCCCGTCGACGAGACGGTTCTCGGAGAGATCACCGCCATGCACTCCGAACTGAGTCATGCGGTGCGCCAGGCACCTGCGAAGTGGACCCAGGACCTACGTCGCGCTCTGACGGCCTCGGCGATCGCCGCATCCAACACCATCGAAGGCTTCCAGGTCGATGCGCGTGATGTCGCCGACCTCATGGATGGTGAGCGGGAGGGCATCAACGCCAGCGAAGTCGACAAGGCGGAGACCCTCGCCTACCAGCAGATGATGACCTATCTCCAGTCCCTGTACGACGTGGAGGACTTCTCCTACAGCAAGGGACTCCTCAACGCTCTGCACTGGATGCTGCAGGGACACCACCACACCCGCGACAGGCCGGCGGGTCAGTGGCGTCGCAAACCCATCTTCATCAGTGCCGCAGGTGATCCACTCAGTGTCGAGTACGAGGGCCCCGGCGACGAGCGACTGCCGGTTCTCACCGGCGAGCTGGTCGACTGGCTCAACGAAGGCGACCTTGACGCGCACCCTCTGATCAGAGCCGCCATGGCGCACCTCAACCTGGTGAAGATCCATCCGTGGGTCGACGGCAACGGTCGGATGTCCCGCAGCCTTCAAACGCTCGTCATCGCCCGGCAGCGAGTGCTCGCACCGGAGTTCTCCTCCGTCGAGGAATGGCTCGGCATGCCCGGTAACACCTGGGACTACTACAGGGTGCTCCGCGAAGTCGGCGGTCCCGTCTACTCCCCGGAACGCGGCACGGGGCCGTGGATCTCCTTCAGCCTGCGCGCCCACCACGAGCAGGCGCAGCGCGTGCGGCACCGTGTGGAGCGTTCCACCGACGTCTGGCTCCTGCTCGACGAGCACGCCGCGGGCCTCGGCGTCAGCGATCGCCAGGTGGCGGCCCTGCACGAAGTGGCCATAGCCGGACGCGTGCGCCGTTCCCGCTATGAGAAGAGCGAGGGGCTGAACTCGCAGCAGGCCACGAGGGACATGCAGGCCCTCGTCAGGTCGGGCGTCCTTGCCGCCGTCGGCCAGACCAAAGGCCGTCACTACGTGGCCGGTGACCGCTTCCCGCGGACCGTTCTCGAAGCCGCGCAGCGCCGCCATGTGATACGCAATCCGTACGCTTCCTAGCCGCCCGCGGAGTGTGCTCCACTCGAAGTTGCCGCGCGGGGGCTGCGATGCGGTGCGCCGGTCCGGGAGCCCGTGGCACTGGGAGGGATCACGTGACAGCCGATATGGAGCTGCCCCAACGGCTTGAGGCGCTCATGGATCACCTGGCGCCGGAGGAGACCGTTCGGCTCGGGGGCCCGCTTCTGGGCCTTGAGCCGGCGCGGCAGCGCTGGGAACTCGTGGAGGGCAACCGGCTCGCGCTGAGCCGGGTGCTGCGCCGAGATCTGCACCTCGTGCGCCGTCACCGAGCCGAACTTCTCGCGCTTCTTCCGCTGGATGGCAATGTGACCAACCAGTTGGTCTTCCCGCTCGTCACGGCACTGGGACGGCGGCCGGTCCTGCGGTACATCATCGACGCCGTCGGCCAAGGGGGGTGGCCTCAACGGGCGAACGCCTCGAAAGCGGCCTACTGGGTCCCGAAAGGGCCGAGTGTCCCTGGATGGGAGGAGTTGTTCGTCTCGGTGAGGGACGGCGTCATGTCGGTAGCTGACGCGAGGGCGAAGCTGCGACGCCTCCGGGCGCAGCCCGAGCAGACGGACAACGACGCTGTCGCCGACCTGTGGCCCGAGCTCTGGCTGGCGTCCATGAGGGCCTTCGTCGACTGCGACGACGACGGCCTGCGCCGACGGTTGCACACCGCCTTTCCCCTGGCCGCCGCTCACTACCCACCCGAGGCCGCGCCGCTGCGCGAAGAAGCCGAACGTATCGCGCTGGCACAGCCGGAACGGTTCGGTCGGCTGCTCGACGGGTCCACGGGTTACGGGCTGGCGATCTGACCGGCCAGGAGCGGCTGCTCGCCCCGTGCTCCGTCCGACCTCATCGGCTGGACCACTCCCGCCCGGCTGTGCAGCGCGGCGCCGGGCATGTCGCCGGGGCCGGGGCCGGGGCCGGGGCCGTCCGTTCGGGCTCGGCCGGGCGCCGGGCCGGCCCGAACCGACCGTGCCGGCCGATCGTGGAACCGACGCACCGGGGCTGCGGCTTACGCGGTCCGCGCCCGCGGTCCGGGGACGCTGGACGCGACAACGTGTCCCGCCCCCCCACACCAAGGGAGACCCTGCTGTGCCCGACACCTCCGGAACCCCTGGCGCCCCCGGCACCCGCGACACCTCCGGCACCCCCGCTCCGTCCGCCCCGTCCGGCATGTCCGGTAACCCCCTCCGCCTCTCCGGGCAGGAGCGCGCCGCGATCGGCGCCCTGCTGCGCTTCCCCCTGGTCGCAGCGGTCAACGGCCGCCGCTCGCGCCGCTTCCCGGTCGGAGGCAGCATCCCGGCGGGCGAACTGGCCTTCACCAGCAGCAGGCCGGTGCAGCCGCTCAGCGAGGTGGAGCGGGCCCTCGTCCTGGCCGTCGTCACGGGCGTGACCGGATGGAACT encodes:
- a CDS encoding thiamine pyrophosphate-dependent enzyme; amino-acid sequence: MARTVARVIVDALTELGVGQVFGVVGDALNPLTDAIRTSDGVEWVGCRHEEAAAFAASAQSQLTGSLGVCMGTVGPGSVHLLNGLYDAAKSRTPVLAIAGQVPLPELGSDYFQEVDNDALFSDVAVFRATVTSPEQMPLLLETAVRTALGRRGVAVLSVPGDIGERQLDADRPARFSLTAPTTRPDGDAVRAAAALLDRSERVTLLVGRGARAARDQVLSLAERLAAPMVLTLKAKEGFEGDNPFQVGQTGLIGNPAAASSLQEADTLLLLGTDFPYRDWYPEGATVVQVDTEPTHIGRRVPVEIGLVGDVGVTVRDLLAELSATPRDGGKGRDRAHLEKAVEHFASWREGQTRLTAPEHDKGLIGRVRSALDNREHGIRPEALAAAVDRHAAEDAVFTSDTGMATVWLSRFVEMRGDRRLLGSYNLGSMANAMPHALGAQMLDRDRQVVAFCGDGGLSMLLGDLMTLKTYDLPVTLVVFDNRRLGMVKLEQEQSGLPEFGTVLDNPDFAAVATALGLTGIRVTDPAALDDAVRTALATPGPVLLDVLTNPDEIAVPAKPTVQQGWGFAVAKMKEIVRSHGDDSAAG
- a CDS encoding AAA family ATPase, which produces MGDAGKFREELAAQIAQFDRQRAQRVAALAEEERQRVLTLFPLSGWRDLELERYALGPDGRRSGLSFCRLMEYGTDNFGSIRGGSAAKHIVYQHRSGQWRVVPSALRGLEVEAAWAAVRSEFVTAFDASSRGAYELLDDLESLSYGQALTTKALAVYFPGEFLPVFSAAHVRHFAALLGGRPRGYSSGVRTWRANRELLHLLREQEEFTGWSPHEVIDFLYAFHDPRPQDRVVWKIAPGERASLWEDCLQHRRIRIGWDEVGSLGQYESDLELKAALDQQWPRSTGGNLRLARQMLAFRDLERGDLIVANRGKSEVLAVGTVVGGYAYESGEQAHRHTVGVDWDTSYSQSFDTPRHAWQQTLARVPASLMREIRQGRGRRVAAEAPGPAGAAEGVEEPGVLEGSAAEGTVPPDDELPDDVRNVRDLLEHKGQVVLQGPPGTGKTRLALNVALALAGRADVIEASSTERAAVLAQLSAVPENAGVPEEERAARLTMVTFHPSYGYEDFIEGFRPDTAAKGAGLHLKMKNGVFLRVCAAARKLPEQVFLLVVDEINRGDLPRILGELITLLELDKRESVSITLPTSGRQQTVPPNVRIIGTMNSADRSVSHIDSAIRRRFAFLDVPPDLDALDGEVEGLGLAALLEGLNERLDTHFGPDHLLGQAYLLADDRPLATVEQLSHAFHHEIVPLVADYCLGRPELLRAVLGELVDDKTGRVVQTNPQDLPGILAKVFVTAGVTDEDDVPAEPEWDGE
- a CDS encoding FMN-binding glutamate synthase family protein gives rise to the protein MRFGAVALTLLLAAATVLAALTASAWWWPAAVLLALLGLLGAYDLLQRRHSVLRNYPVIGHARFLREGIRPELQQYFVERNFDGRPFDRDTRSIVYERAKGTDAEEPYGTERDVYRAGHEFLVPSMAPRPVPDEAPRVRIGGPDCAKPYDMALLNVSAMSFGSLSTQAILALNKGAAGGGFAHDTGEGGLSEYHLRHGGDIVWEIGTGYFGCRTADGDFDPGEFADKAAHDSVKCVSLKLSQGAKPGIGGVLPGAKVNAEIARVRDVPQGRTVVSPPYHRVFSTPRELVRFVARMRELSGGKPAGFKLCVGSRSQFLAVCKAMVEEDTAPDFIIVDGSEGGTGAAPLEFADHVGTPLTEGLITVHNALVGAGLRDRVRIGASGKIATGSDLVKRMVQGADYGNAARAMMFAVGCIQAQRCHTNTCPTGVTTQDPRRARALDVGDKSARVQRLQESTVASALQIMASMGVTDPAQLRPHMLRRRIDPYTVRSYDELHEWLSPGQLLLDPPASWAADWSAADPDRFTV
- a CDS encoding 5-methylcytosine restriction system specificity protein McrC, with product MTLDEYASCRVPTSDLSSEDLHRLRSLKSVGVVEKQGHYVLTARTVTGVMELSRIRLVLRPKFPIAGNRLIDWLSYANGQNGTVDEELRNWSLGKDGYAALVPAALLYECRLLLRRGLRRDYVRRQRVDTALRGRLNVEAQATRCFGAVDRLHVRTFEYEDGGWENLVCGAALATAAGRVSSPLLKHQLASTAMDFPNSPRLADALSLLARAQYSAPNAHYRPAHAWARMVLGGGGPNDLLDPYGFGAQGLLLKLDGLWESVVQRMAAEAAAAVGGRLAEDETDRIRTHGRHGSGTPYFRPDVLLSFAPPGASSATYLAVDAKYKNYAKRNVSREDRHQLLTYIAGYTDPANPLALVVHPDPQGPSSHRLEFQGPRGLVGRILVLGLDTRSDPRTAAEPLRTEIAAFAASAATGRPPT
- a CDS encoding ADP-ribosylglycohydrolase family protein, with the translated sequence MDRVERAVGAVVGSAVGDALGAPFEFGAAGVFSARFPEPGCGGEMCGGGGWEPGEATDDTQMAVCVGESLVERGGLDLPDVFARFRRWAAADPKDIGLQTEDVLTNGLPWDRAADEHFRTHHRAAGNGALMRAATSGVYFAGRGRTATVEAGRRLAALTHGDPAAWEGTAIFHDLLRIALEGADPVEAVPDALAVVDPGHRERYATVLAPGWRPEQATEFNGAVWPCLGSAVWAVRTTGSYEEAVRAAIDLGGDTDTVGAVTGALAGAVHGAGSLPGRWTTSLHVPLPGSGGRVLRVSDLSALAVRLAESARR